A segment of the Terriglobales bacterium genome:
CAATGGAGATCGGGTGATCGGGCCATCGGGTGATCTGCTGAAGTAAACAGCACACTTAAAACATGACGCGGATTGCGCGGATGGGACGCGGATGAACGCGGAAATTAGAAAGAAAAAGATTGGCCCGCAATCGATCACTTAACCCTTTGCCAGAAGACCTGGAAAGTCAATCAAGGTGCGCAACCAGTCTGGTCACTTCCCGAGGGTAAACAGCGATTCTGAAAGGTGCGCGGAATACGGCGAATGCTTCCTTGCAGGTTCTCAACAAATGCTTACGTTGTCTGAACAGCTACTAAAGTTCCGCGTTCATCCGCGTCCCATCCGCGCAATCCGCGTCGTGTTTTCCGTTCTCACCGGATGATTGGGCCGCCGATTTTCCTTGCAACTTCTCTGCTTCACAGGGCGTAATAGCCACAGGTCCAATCACGTCAATTCTCTAATGCCAATTCAAAACATAAGCCAAGGCGCCGCCATCGAGGTGCAGGGACTCGCCCGCGTTTATCGTATGGGTGAGTCGGAAATTCGGGCAGTCAACGACGTTACGTTTTCAATCGCGGCAGGCGAATTTGTTGCTTTGCTGGGAACGTCGGGATCGGGCAAGTCTTCCCTGTTGAACTTGATTGCCGGACTCGATACTCCGACTGCGGGTTCAGTCAGCGTGGCTGGAGACGATCTTGCTCGCATGTCGCGCGAGGAACTGGCGCGTTATCGTCGCAGCACCGTGGGAATGGTTTTTCAGGCTTTTAATCTCGTCCCCGCGATGACGGTTCTGGAAAACGTGGAGCTTCCGATGCGCTTCGCCGAGGTGCCACGGCAGCATCGCATGGATCGGGCGCGGACGGCGCTAGAGCGTGTCGGACTCGGGCATCGTTTCGATCATCGCCCCTCCGAACTCTCCGGCGGCGAGCAGCAGCGGGCGTCGTTGGCTCGAGCACTCGTCAATCGTCCCTCCTTGCTGTTGGCCGACGAACCGACGGGCAATCTCGACAGCCGTACAGGAACAGAGATCATGGATTTGATCCACACGGTGAATAAAGAAGGAACTACGGTTTTGATGGTGACGCATGAGCGTCCGCTTGCGGAGCGCTACGCGTCGCGGTTTATCTTTTTGCGCGATGGAAAACTGGTGGAAGATCCCGCAGAGGTGACCGCGTGAAAACCGGTGATCTCGTGGAACTTGCGACGCGCAATCTGCGCGAGTCCGTGCTGCGTAATTCGCTCACGACGGTCGGCATCTCGGTGGGGGTCGCATCGCTGGTTGCGATGCTCTCGCTCGGCATAGGTTTGCAACATCTGGCAGCTTCTCGGCTGGCGAAGTCAGGATTGTTTGACAGTGTTTATGTAACTTCAGGACGGCGAATTCAAGGTCCAAACGGACGACGAGAAAACCGCAAAGCGCCGCCTCCACCGCTGGATGAGGCAGCGCGCCTGAAGATGGCGAAGTTTGAAGGTGTCGCCGAAGTCTATCCGGATATTCGCTTCCCTGCCGAGCTGAAGCTGCCGTCCGCGAGTGCATCCGATCTCGCGCCTAAGCCGCCAA
Coding sequences within it:
- a CDS encoding ABC transporter ATP-binding protein, translating into MPIQNISQGAAIEVQGLARVYRMGESEIRAVNDVTFSIAAGEFVALLGTSGSGKSSLLNLIAGLDTPTAGSVSVAGDDLARMSREELARYRRSTVGMVFQAFNLVPAMTVLENVELPMRFAEVPRQHRMDRARTALERVGLGHRFDHRPSELSGGEQQRASLARALVNRPSLLLADEPTGNLDSRTGTEIMDLIHTVNKEGTTVLMVTHERPLAERYASRFIFLRDGKLVEDPAEVTA